The Anaeromyxobacter diazotrophicus nucleotide sequence GCACACCGCCTGGACCTTCGGCACGCCCTTCATCGCCGCCCTCTGCAACTGCGACCTCCCGAGCGGCTGCCTCGCCCTGCGCATGCAGCTCCGCGAGGGCCTGCGGGTCATGTGGCGCGGCGAGGACGTGGCGCGCCTCGACCGCGAGCGCTGCAGCGGGTGCGGCCTGTGCGTCGAGCGCTGCCCGTTCGGCGCGCTGCGCCGGGTGGCCAAGGCGGAGGTCGCGCTCGACCGCGCCGCCTGCTGGGGCTGCGGCACCTGCCGCGCCGCCTGCCACCGCGGCGCGCTCGCGCTCGAGTCGCGCTCGGCGAGCGGGGACGTGGCGCGGCTCTGGTGAGCGGGGCCTCCCCCTCAGGGTGGCGGCCCCGTCGCAGGGGCTTGCTCGCCCGGCCGCCGGTGCACAATCCGTACGGGTCGCATGCTCCGGCCCGCCCTCCTCCTCGCCCTCGTCGCGACGCTCCTCGCCTGCGCGGGCGCCGGCCCCTCGCGGGGGCGCGCCGCGCGCGCCCGCGACGCGGACGAGCTGTCGGCGCTCTGGAGCTACTACCGGTTCGCGTTCGTCGAGGCGGGGCGGGTGGCGGCGCGCGACGAGGGGGACATCACCACCTCGGAGGGGCAGAGCTACGCGCTCCTGCGCGCGGTCTGGGCCGGCGACCGCGCCACCTTCGGCGAGGTGTGGCGCTGGACCCGCGAGCACCTCCAGGTCCGCCGCGGCGATCGGCTCCTCGCCTGGAAGTGGAAGGGCACCGTCGTCGACGAGAACGCCGCCACCGACGCCGACGTCGACGTGGCGCTCGCCCTGGTGCTCGCCGCGCGCCGCTTCTCCGACCCCGCTTACCAGCGCGAGGCGCTGGCGCTCCTGGACGACGTGTGGCGGCTCGAGACGGTGGAGGCCGGCGGCCGGCGCTGGCCCACCGCCGGGAACTGGGCGGCCGCCGAGCGCGTCCCCACGCTGCACGTCGGGTACCTCGCGCCCCACGCCTATCAGGTGTTCGCCGCGGTCGATCCGCGCCACCCGTGGAAGGACCTCGTGGCGAGCGCCTACGACGTCCTCCACTTCATCTACCTGGAGCAGGGCCTGGCCCTGCCGCCGGAGAAGCTCTGGCTCGATCGCGCCACCGGCCGGCTCCTCCTCGAGCACCCGCGCACGCACGAGCGCGCGGCCTTCGGCTACGACGCCGTGCCGCTCTTCTGGCGCGTCGCGGTGGACGCGGCCTGGTGGCACCGCGGCGAGGAGGCGCTCCGGGAGAAGATGCTGGAGCCCTTCGCCGCCGCCTGGCGGCGCGACCGGCGCATCGCCGATCGGTACGCGGTGGATGGCCGGCCGCTCTCGCAGCTCGAGGGGCTCCCGCAGCTCGCCTCGGTGCACGCGCTGGCGCTGGTCGAGGACGGGGCGCTCGCCGCGGAGCTGCGCCAGGAGAAGCTCGATCCGCTCTTCGCCCGGGCGCTGGCCGGGGAGGCGACGCCCTACTACCTGCACAACTGGCTCTGGTTCGACCGCGCCTTCGAGCTGGGGTCGGTGCGCCACTTCGACGAGGTGCTCGGCTTCCTGCGGCCGTTCGACTGGGAGGGGTTCCGCGACGCCTTCCCCGCCGTGCCGTTCACGCTCGTCCTCGCCCTCTACCCGCTGGCGCGGCGCTCCCGGCTGGCGCGGGCGCTCTTCGTGGCCGGGGCGCTCGCGCTCTGCGCGCGCTACCTCGCCTGGCGCGCCACGAGCACCCTCAACTTCGTCGAGCCGCTCGGCCTGGCGGTGAGCGGGAGCCTCCTCCTCGCCGAGCTGTACAGCTTCTCGACGGTGGTGCTCCTCCTCGTCCAGGTCGGCCTCTCGGGCGGCCGCTCGCGGCGGCCGCCGGCGCCCCCGCTCGGCGAGGGGGAGCCGCACCCCACCGTCGACGTGTTCGTCCCCATCTACTCCGAGTCGCTCGACATCCTCGACCGCACGCTCGCCGCCGCGACCGCGATGCGCTACCCGGCCTTCACCGTCCACGTCTGCGACGACAGCCACCGCGAGGAGGTGGCCGCCCTCGCGCGCGAGCACGGCGCGCGCTACCACCGGGGCCCGAAGCAGCACGCCAAGGCGGGGAACCTCAACGCCGCGCTGGCCGCGACCGAAGGGGAGCTGGTGGTGGTCTTCGACACCGACCACATCCCCACCGAGAGCTTCCTGGCGCGGACGGTGCCGCTCTTCCGCGACCCGCGGCTGGGCGCCGTCCAGACGCCGCACCACTTCTACAACGCCGACATCTTCCAGCGCGCCTTCGGGGGCGCCGCGCCCAACGAGCAGGACCTCTTCAACCACGGGATCCAGGCCGGGCGCGACGGCTGGGGCGGCGCCTTCTTCGTGGGGAGCGGCGCCGTGTTCCGGCGTTCCGCGCTCGCCTCGGTGGGCAACTTCAACCTCCTCAGCATCACCGAGGACATCCACACCAGCCAGAAGCTGCACGCGAAGGGGTGGCGCTCGGCGTTCGTGGACGAGGACCTGGCGGTGGGGCTCTCCGCCGAGAACCTGCAGAGCTACCTCGTGCAGCGGCGGCGCTGGATGCTGGGCTGCCTCCAGATCATGCTCCGCGACAACCCGCTCCTCCAGCGCGGGCTCACGCTCCGCCAGCGGCTCGGCTACTTCGCCTCGCTCTACTACTTCCTCTTCCCGCTGGCGCGGGTCGCGTTCTGGGCCACCCCGGCCTGGTTCCTGCTCTTCCACCTCCACCCGCTCTTCGCCGACCTCTCCGACCTGCTCGGCCACCTGCTGCCGGCGATGGTGCTCCTG carries:
- a CDS encoding glycosyl hydrolase family 8, giving the protein MLRPALLLALVATLLACAGAGPSRGRAARARDADELSALWSYYRFAFVEAGRVAARDEGDITTSEGQSYALLRAVWAGDRATFGEVWRWTREHLQVRRGDRLLAWKWKGTVVDENAATDADVDVALALVLAARRFSDPAYQREALALLDDVWRLETVEAGGRRWPTAGNWAAAERVPTLHVGYLAPHAYQVFAAVDPRHPWKDLVASAYDVLHFIYLEQGLALPPEKLWLDRATGRLLLEHPRTHERAAFGYDAVPLFWRVAVDAAWWHRGEEALREKMLEPFAAAWRRDRRIADRYAVDGRPLSQLEGLPQLASVHALALVEDGALAAELRQEKLDPLFARALAGEATPYYLHNWLWFDRAFELGSVRHFDEVLGFLRPFDWEGFRDAFPAVPFTLVLALYPLARRSRLARALFVAGALALCARYLAWRATSTLNFVEPLGLAVSGSLLLAELYSFSTVVLLLVQVGLSGGRSRRPPAPPLGEGEPHPTVDVFVPIYSESLDILDRTLAAATAMRYPAFTVHVCDDSHREEVAALAREHGARYHRGPKQHAKAGNLNAALAATEGELVVVFDTDHIPTESFLARTVPLFRDPRLGAVQTPHHFYNADIFQRAFGGAAPNEQDLFNHGIQAGRDGWGGAFFVGSGAVFRRSALASVGNFNLLSITEDIHTSQKLHAKGWRSAFVDEDLAVGLSAENLQSYLVQRRRWMLGCLQIMLRDNPLLQRGLTLRQRLGYFASLYYFLFPLARVAFWATPAWFLLFHLHPLFADLSDLLGHLLPAMVLLPLASTALLPGWPRLLWGVVYEYLVCFPLLRATFDLVLPRRLGFKVTPKGIVSGRRAFDLGSSRLTLAAAAVMLLAIGKGFAELAWFGIEKDAYFFNLSWAIANLVALGAALLVAWERPQRRAEERVALRQQATLHAAGVALPVTLTDLGLGGAAVELPAEARWPERSELAVAVHGRAFRFPARLVRCEARGRVARAGLAFDALAAGERRALVRALFGRAETWAHAHDARPRTSAGMALGLLGGLGRCFVPWRERRRRSSRRRALALLDLVFEGGAARALAVDRGPGGLGLLVLARQLPELGELPLLGEGPAPRALRVVHRRRLAPFLWRLGLAAAPAPAAAPAAHLTAYLAA